One region of Flavobacterium pisciphilum genomic DNA includes:
- a CDS encoding TonB-dependent receptor domain-containing protein: MKNIITSIMLAFSVYASAQTEKEKDSIIETSINALDEIIIVKKKVLYTQKSDRMVFNVENSIVAEGGTALDVLMRAPGVVVSQDGELSIRGQQGVGVMINGKLTQLSQKELANYLKSTTSSNIKQIEVITNPSSKYDATGKAGMINIILKKPSTSGIKGTVFSSYGRGRKNRTNSGMNLSYNKDKFGVYGNYSYTFRGEEERKKFEQIQFKDSNRQEVATTNHQYSTTNEPLTSNNFKIGTSYEVSSKTNLEVSLDAKIGRYQNIANGGNSLFNNLNQLEFNALTYNDSKEKWFDYTYALSGVHKFNTEGKNMTFDFEYETSKFRSNQFQSAYNLIPSTPINDRRGYIPSHLKVFTGKVDFTNPIKEKQTLEWGFKASVKNNDNPSVYEYYNNEWIVDLNSTNHFVYDEQIYAAYANYKYKLENLSIQGGIRTEYTAIDINQKTLDENHKDDYLKWFPSLALKYEMNTNHSVHASYSKRINRPSQFDLNPFRFYDDSFNYSQGNPDLIPEITHSTEIGYSWKSAFMASVYFNQTKNVFTEIYVYNPVDNTTVTSQINAKKSFNYGVNITNTTEVYKWWSVNTLLNVFENKFEGNMINTNKIDPIVTLNLNVQNSFTITDSWKAEANAQYQSKSNVGIYERDSFFDFSIGLSKQVLANKGSIKFNVTDIFNTNKYNINSVIGQTSIDKRYNLDSRVATISFTYRI, translated from the coding sequence ATGAAAAATATTATAACATCCATTATGCTTGCATTTTCTGTTTATGCCTCGGCACAAACTGAGAAAGAAAAAGATAGTATTATCGAAACATCAATAAATGCATTAGATGAAATCATAATTGTAAAAAAGAAAGTTCTTTATACCCAAAAATCAGATCGCATGGTTTTTAACGTAGAGAACAGCATTGTAGCTGAAGGAGGAACTGCACTAGATGTATTAATGCGTGCTCCTGGCGTTGTGGTGTCTCAGGACGGAGAATTATCTATTAGAGGGCAACAAGGTGTTGGCGTAATGATAAATGGCAAATTAACACAGCTTTCGCAGAAAGAACTCGCAAACTATTTGAAATCGACAACCTCATCCAATATAAAACAAATAGAAGTTATTACTAATCCATCTTCTAAATATGATGCCACTGGTAAAGCTGGAATGATTAATATTATATTAAAAAAGCCAAGTACGTCTGGAATAAAAGGAACCGTATTCTCTAGTTATGGAAGAGGTAGAAAAAACAGAACCAACTCTGGAATGAATTTAAGCTACAACAAAGACAAATTTGGTGTTTATGGTAATTACAGCTATACCTTTAGAGGAGAAGAGGAACGTAAAAAATTTGAACAAATTCAATTCAAAGATAGTAATAGACAAGAAGTCGCTACAACGAACCACCAATACTCGACAACAAACGAACCTCTTACATCCAATAATTTTAAAATTGGAACGTCTTATGAAGTTTCTTCTAAAACAAATTTAGAAGTTTCGCTTGACGCAAAAATTGGTCGCTATCAAAATATTGCCAACGGTGGAAATTCTTTATTTAATAACTTAAATCAATTAGAATTTAATGCTTTAACATACAATGACAGTAAAGAAAAGTGGTTTGATTACACCTATGCTCTTTCAGGAGTTCACAAATTTAATACTGAAGGTAAAAATATGACCTTTGATTTTGAATATGAAACCTCAAAATTTAGATCTAATCAATTTCAAAGCGCCTACAATTTAATTCCTAGTACTCCAATAAATGACCGAAGAGGTTATATACCTTCTCATCTAAAAGTTTTCACTGGAAAAGTAGATTTTACAAATCCAATAAAAGAGAAACAAACTCTAGAATGGGGGTTTAAAGCAAGTGTAAAAAATAATGACAACCCTTCTGTTTATGAATATTATAATAACGAATGGATTGTTGATCTTAATTCAACAAATCATTTTGTATATGACGAACAGATTTATGCTGCCTACGCTAACTACAAATACAAACTAGAAAATCTTAGCATTCAAGGTGGAATAAGAACCGAATACACTGCAATTGATATTAACCAAAAAACATTAGATGAGAATCACAAAGATGATTATTTAAAATGGTTCCCTAGCCTAGCATTAAAATATGAAATGAACACGAATCATTCTGTACACGCATCTTACAGCAAGAGAATCAACAGACCAAGTCAGTTTGATTTAAATCCTTTCCGTTTTTACGATGACTCATTTAATTATTCGCAAGGAAATCCTGATCTGATTCCAGAAATTACTCATTCAACAGAGATAGGGTATTCTTGGAAAAGTGCATTTATGGCTTCTGTATATTTTAACCAAACTAAAAATGTTTTCACAGAAATATATGTTTATAATCCAGTAGATAACACAACAGTAACGTCACAAATCAATGCTAAAAAATCTTTTAATTATGGTGTAAACATAACCAATACTACCGAAGTCTATAAATGGTGGTCTGTAAATACATTGTTGAATGTTTTTGAAAATAAATTTGAAGGAAACATGATTAATACAAATAAAATTGATCCTATAGTAACCTTAAATTTAAATGTTCAAAATTCATTTACTATTACTGATAGCTGGAAGGCTGAAGCTAATGCTCAGTATCAATCAAAATCAAATGTTGGGATTTATGAAAGAGATAGCTTCTTTGATTTCAGCATCGGATTGTCAAAACAAGTTCTTGCTAATAAAGGCAGTATAAAGTTTAATGTTACTGATATTTTTAATACTAATAAATACAATATCAATTCGGTTATCGGACAAACTAGCATAGACAAAAGATACAACCTTGATAGTCGTGTAGCAACAATCTCTTTTACTTACAGAATCTAA
- a CDS encoding PepSY-associated TM helix domain-containing protein, with product MTTIKSRTNKPPNKGKSRFSKINAWLHLWLGLASGLVVLIMGITGCILVFEQEIKHATSPWLNVEAQESDKVLPPSKIYKAVSKALPNKEIHGFWYNGLDKTIKVDVESDSLIYVNPYNGAITGMVDHEDFFHIMDEGHRYVWLGRDIGSQVTAWGTLIFFFLLISGLILWFPKKWNKTTRNASFKIKWDAKFKRLNYDLHNVMGFYAIILAVLISFTGLVMSFQWIRASTYWISGGWADGKDKKEQVITAVKDTLSIKEIDMLAAADIIWNKVRKEIAKENKEAIIIHLPDEPEDDFYACTDMNKGIWRDLYFDSKTLELQPNSQKYIDNERFSKWLMRSNYSLHIGAIGGIPTKILYFTASLICASLPVTGFYIWWGRKKKTKPGVKI from the coding sequence ATGACTACTATCAAAAGCCGTACAAATAAGCCACCAAATAAAGGAAAATCACGTTTTAGTAAAATCAATGCTTGGTTGCATTTATGGTTGGGACTTGCTTCGGGACTTGTTGTATTGATAATGGGGATTACAGGTTGTATTTTGGTTTTTGAACAAGAAATCAAACATGCAACATCACCTTGGTTAAATGTAGAAGCCCAAGAATCAGATAAAGTATTACCACCCTCTAAAATATATAAAGCAGTTAGTAAAGCATTGCCTAATAAAGAGATTCATGGTTTCTGGTATAATGGTTTAGATAAAACAATAAAAGTTGATGTAGAATCAGATTCTTTGATTTATGTAAATCCGTATAATGGAGCTATTACTGGAATGGTAGATCATGAAGATTTTTTTCACATTATGGATGAAGGACATCGCTATGTATGGTTAGGTCGTGATATTGGTTCGCAAGTAACAGCATGGGGAACCTTAATTTTCTTTTTCTTACTTATAAGTGGTCTTATACTTTGGTTTCCTAAAAAATGGAATAAAACTACTAGAAATGCTAGTTTTAAGATAAAATGGGATGCTAAATTCAAGCGCTTGAATTATGATCTGCACAATGTAATGGGATTTTACGCTATCATACTAGCAGTGCTTATTTCTTTTACAGGATTGGTGATGAGTTTTCAATGGATCAGAGCAAGCACGTACTGGATAAGTGGTGGTTGGGCTGATGGAAAAGATAAAAAAGAACAAGTTATTACTGCTGTAAAAGATACTTTATCTATAAAAGAAATAGATATGCTTGCTGCAGCCGATATTATTTGGAACAAAGTAAGAAAGGAAATTGCTAAAGAAAATAAAGAAGCAATTATCATTCACCTACCAGATGAACCAGAAGATGATTTTTATGCTTGTACAGACATGAATAAAGGGATTTGGAGGGATTTGTACTTTGATTCAAAAACATTGGAATTACAGCCAAATTCACAAAAATATATAGACAATGAGCGTTTCTCAAAATGGCTTATGCGATCCAATTATAGTCTTCACATTGGGGCTATTGGAGGAATACCAACTAAGATTCTATATTTTACGGCTAGTTTAATATGTGCCAGTTTACCAGTTACAGGTTTTTATATTTGGTGGGGTAGAAAGAAAAAAACAAAACCTGGAGTTAAAATTTAA
- a CDS encoding DUF4374 domain-containing protein: MINKFQKGFALAFLSLSIFSCSSDDAAPKDETAFTGSKYVASYWLADYTQYILDFNSIDQLMTGEISAKGVGKEQGGSCFPVENTFFALSTSDEGSVSFFLNDAGKLTAGSKLALESSYAVGYTDDKKLINIAATWDGSSSDCELMIYNPAKVSIENRKTNDFSVTPGDKDILYWPTGAAVSGDRLFVPVYMKNVKDKKNVVLSSDAVIKVYKYPSLEYINTIKDTRTAAIGIYYENTGIVQTGSGDIYTFSSNAHAGGYPPTAVSSGILRIKKGEDKFDANYFFNIQESSLDGKVLAAYPLGGEKVFISYIPNNVDSKDTYYNFLGTKAIFKSAILDLAAKTILPVTGLPDHGGDEFFGLGSMFVENGKAYKSFVVGDVARVYQIDIATGTAKAGAVIKEGLYLPAIGKLTR; the protein is encoded by the coding sequence ATGATAAACAAATTTCAAAAAGGTTTTGCTTTAGCATTCCTATCGTTATCTATTTTTTCTTGTAGTAGTGATGATGCTGCCCCAAAAGACGAAACAGCTTTTACAGGTTCTAAGTACGTTGCTTCATATTGGTTAGCAGACTATACACAGTATATATTAGATTTTAATTCTATTGACCAATTAATGACAGGAGAAATAAGTGCAAAAGGTGTTGGTAAAGAACAAGGAGGGAGTTGCTTTCCTGTCGAGAATACATTTTTTGCTTTAAGTACTAGTGATGAAGGATCTGTGTCATTTTTTCTTAATGATGCAGGAAAGTTAACAGCAGGATCTAAGCTTGCTTTAGAATCATCTTATGCTGTTGGTTACACAGATGATAAAAAACTAATTAATATAGCAGCTACTTGGGATGGTAGTTCTTCTGATTGTGAATTAATGATTTACAATCCAGCAAAAGTTTCTATTGAAAACCGTAAGACTAACGATTTTAGTGTTACTCCTGGAGATAAAGATATATTGTATTGGCCAACTGGAGCAGCTGTTTCGGGAGATAGACTATTTGTGCCAGTTTACATGAAAAATGTTAAAGACAAAAAGAATGTAGTACTATCATCTGATGCAGTTATTAAAGTTTATAAATATCCTTCTTTGGAATATATAAATACTATTAAAGATACTAGAACAGCTGCTATTGGTATTTATTATGAGAATACTGGAATTGTACAAACTGGATCTGGAGATATCTATACATTTTCATCTAATGCACATGCTGGTGGTTATCCTCCTACTGCTGTTTCTTCAGGTATATTGCGTATTAAAAAAGGAGAAGACAAATTTGATGCAAATTATTTCTTTAATATTCAGGAAAGTTCTCTTGATGGAAAAGTGCTAGCAGCATATCCATTAGGAGGAGAAAAGGTTTTTATATCTTATATTCCTAATAATGTAGATTCAAAGGATACATATTATAATTTTTTGGGAACAAAAGCTATATTCAAATCTGCAATTCTTGATTTAGCAGCTAAAACAATTTTGCCAGTTACAGGATTACCTGATCATGGTGGAGATGAGTTTTTTGGGTTAGGCAGCATGTTTGTAGAAAATGGAAAAGCATATAAAAGTTTTGTAGTTGGTGATGTGGCTCGTGTTTATCAAATAGATATTGCAACAGGTACTGCCAAAGCTGGAGCCGTTATTAAAGAAGGACTTTACTTGCCTGCAATCGGAAAACTTACCCGATAA
- a CDS encoding TonB-dependent receptor, with translation MRLHKIGILLLVLMTTMQVFSQKNKSTISGIVLISNQMPGEAVSVALKGTAYATLTNSKGEYKMSAEPGNYILVVTYVGYKTTHTAITLKQGGKIVSDITMQEDMAALNEVAVKGKSKVQRVREQAYNITAVDLKKTYNTNADLNQVLNKTTGVRIREYGGMGSAFNFSLNGFSGNQVKFFLDGIPMDSYGSSLTLNNIPVNMAERIDVYKGVVPIELGADALGGAVNIITNKSVNRYIDASYSYGSFNTHRAAINTRFSGKDGFIANINAFTNYSDNDYKVDVSIVDKNTSKYLPEQKYKHFHDGYKSGTIMAEAGFKNKKYADYLLVGFGMSGNKKEIQQGKTMDKVVGQAFTDSESFISSLKYKKDNLFTKGLSFNFNTTYALVNNRSVDTSSRVYDWSGNYTYRQFAGNNDRGELADKTIFVYDEENLQAAANLRYQIHEQHSVSLNYSYIGYSRKETDEYKENLSLGKPSINKNITGIAYNFSGLDNRLAISAFGKIFTLDTKMITKDETLSSSSTDYGYGATAAYYLFDKLQIKASYEHAYRLPLGVEMLGDGLTINSNIGLRPESSDNANFGLAFLTQKNKHQFSAETSLIYRQAKDFIQERRVGNASVNENIQSVQVTGIDGVFRYGYGDLLTFEINSTYQKSLNKNKFKLGTTIPDELYDAQLPNVPIFYGNADLTFNFKNIKYKHDQFSVNVSANYIDAFYLTWPILGELETKKAIPEQFTQNAMVSYSFLNGKYNFAFECRNITDVKVYDYFKVQKPGRAFSVKFRYFLQ, from the coding sequence ATGCGACTACATAAAATAGGAATTCTATTATTGGTTTTAATGACCACCATGCAGGTTTTTTCACAAAAAAATAAATCAACTATATCGGGAATTGTTTTGATAAGCAATCAGATGCCAGGGGAAGCAGTTTCGGTAGCTTTAAAGGGAACGGCGTATGCTACACTCACAAATAGCAAGGGAGAATATAAGATGAGTGCCGAACCAGGTAATTATATTCTTGTCGTTACTTACGTTGGTTACAAAACGACACATACTGCAATTACTTTAAAGCAAGGAGGTAAAATAGTTTCGGATATCACTATGCAGGAAGATATGGCTGCCTTGAATGAAGTAGCTGTAAAAGGAAAATCTAAAGTACAGCGAGTAAGAGAACAAGCTTATAATATTACGGCTGTCGATCTTAAAAAAACATACAATACTAATGCTGACTTAAACCAAGTTCTTAATAAAACGACAGGGGTACGTATTCGTGAATATGGAGGGATGGGATCGGCTTTTAATTTTTCATTAAACGGGTTCTCTGGTAATCAGGTTAAGTTCTTTTTAGACGGAATTCCTATGGATAGTTATGGTTCTTCGCTTACACTGAATAATATTCCTGTAAATATGGCTGAAAGAATTGATGTATACAAAGGGGTTGTTCCTATTGAACTGGGTGCAGATGCTTTAGGAGGTGCAGTTAATATTATAACTAATAAAAGTGTGAATAGATACATTGATGCCTCTTATAGTTATGGTTCATTTAATACACATAGAGCTGCAATAAACACAAGGTTTTCTGGTAAAGATGGATTTATTGCCAATATAAACGCTTTTACTAATTACTCAGATAATGATTATAAAGTTGATGTGAGTATTGTTGATAAAAATACTTCAAAATATTTACCAGAACAAAAGTACAAACACTTTCATGATGGTTATAAGTCGGGGACAATAATGGCAGAAGCTGGATTTAAGAATAAAAAATATGCCGATTATTTACTTGTTGGTTTTGGGATGTCTGGGAACAAAAAAGAAATTCAACAAGGTAAAACGATGGATAAAGTAGTTGGACAAGCTTTTACCGATAGTGAAAGTTTTATATCTTCTTTAAAATATAAAAAAGACAATCTTTTTACTAAAGGATTATCATTTAATTTTAATACTACTTACGCTTTGGTAAATAATCGTTCTGTAGATACTTCTTCAAGAGTTTATGATTGGTCGGGAAATTATACCTACAGACAATTTGCAGGAAATAACGACAGAGGAGAGTTGGCAGATAAAACAATATTTGTTTACGATGAAGAAAATTTACAAGCTGCTGCAAATTTAAGATATCAAATTCATGAACAGCATTCGGTAAGTTTAAATTATTCATATATAGGATATAGCCGAAAAGAAACTGATGAGTATAAAGAGAATCTCTCGCTCGGAAAACCTTCGATTAATAAAAATATTACTGGGATAGCTTATAATTTTAGTGGATTAGACAATAGGCTGGCAATTTCTGCATTTGGTAAAATCTTTACTTTAGATACAAAGATGATTACTAAAGACGAAACACTATCGTCGTCTTCAACTGATTATGGTTATGGTGCCACAGCTGCATATTATTTATTTGATAAATTACAAATAAAAGCTTCTTATGAACATGCGTATCGTTTGCCTTTGGGTGTAGAAATGTTAGGTGATGGATTAACGATAAATAGCAATATAGGTTTGCGACCAGAAAGCAGTGATAATGCCAATTTTGGACTTGCTTTTCTTACTCAAAAAAACAAACATCAGTTTAGTGCCGAAACCAGTTTAATTTATAGACAAGCTAAGGATTTCATACAAGAAAGACGAGTTGGTAATGCAAGTGTTAATGAGAATATTCAAAGTGTGCAAGTAACTGGTATTGATGGTGTTTTTCGATATGGATACGGTGATTTACTTACATTCGAAATAAACAGTACCTATCAAAAAAGTCTTAACAAAAATAAATTTAAATTAGGAACTACTATTCCAGATGAATTATATGATGCGCAATTACCTAACGTTCCCATTTTTTATGGTAATGCGGATTTAACTTTTAATTTTAAAAATATCAAGTACAAGCACGACCAATTTTCGGTAAATGTTAGTGCTAATTATATTGATGCTTTTTATTTGACTTGGCCAATATTAGGTGAACTAGAAACTAAAAAAGCAATCCCAGAGCAGTTTACTCAAAATGCAATGGTTTCCTATTCTTTTTTAAACGGCAAATACAATTTTGCTTTTGAATGTAGAAATATTACTGATGTAAAGGTGTATGACTATTTTAAAGTTCAGAAGCCAGGACGTGCTTTTTCAGTTAAGTTTAGATATTTTCTTCAATAA
- a CDS encoding pyridoxal phosphate-dependent decarboxylase family protein translates to MNTTLQQDLNDIENILDKIKQQGVEFLNSLDTIPTSNSNTITTNRSLNESGLGALSALEEFNQRLAPLMIASPGPRYWGFVTGGSTPASIVGDWLTTIYDQNTQAVKAQGGVSALIEIETINLLLQLLDLPKSFLGGFVTGATMSNFTSLGVARQWFGKQLGKDFAKNGISEPITIFSATPHSSSIKCLAMLGIGSQNFIKIKTLEGNREAIDIADLEKNIESLDGKPFIVITSAATVNTADFDDFIAINKLKEKYKFWWHIDAAFGGFAACSPKYKHLLNGWENADSITIDCHKWLNVPYESAFYLIKEEHKILQIETFQNSNAPYLGDPLENFSFLNFLPENSRRLKALPVWFSLLAYGKEGYQHIVENSVDLALQFDAFITNNENFELLAPTRLNNVCFTLSGDHNQDKVNLFLVHLNDTGKVFMTPTVYQNRKGIRASFVNWRTNKEDVEIVIEEMKKTISELKI, encoded by the coding sequence ATGAATACAACGCTTCAACAAGATTTAAATGATATTGAAAATATACTTGACAAAATAAAACAACAAGGGGTAGAATTCTTGAATTCCCTAGATACTATTCCAACTTCAAATTCAAATACAATAACAACCAACAGAAGTCTAAATGAATCAGGTTTAGGTGCATTATCAGCATTGGAAGAATTTAATCAGCGATTGGCTCCTTTAATGATTGCATCACCGGGGCCAAGATATTGGGGATTTGTAACTGGTGGAAGTACACCAGCTTCAATTGTTGGTGATTGGTTAACGACTATTTATGACCAAAACACACAAGCAGTAAAAGCACAAGGCGGAGTTTCGGCTTTAATAGAAATTGAAACGATTAATTTATTACTACAATTATTAGATTTGCCAAAATCATTCCTTGGCGGATTTGTGACAGGCGCAACAATGTCTAATTTTACCTCTTTGGGAGTTGCGAGACAATGGTTCGGAAAGCAGCTAGGAAAGGACTTTGCTAAGAATGGAATATCTGAGCCCATCACAATTTTCTCTGCAACTCCACATTCATCTTCTATAAAGTGTCTAGCGATGCTAGGAATAGGAAGCCAGAATTTCATAAAGATAAAAACTCTTGAAGGTAATCGTGAAGCAATTGATATAGCCGATTTAGAAAAAAATATCGAAAGTTTAGACGGGAAGCCTTTTATTGTAATAACAAGTGCAGCAACAGTAAATACTGCAGATTTTGATGATTTTATTGCAATAAATAAATTAAAGGAGAAGTATAAATTCTGGTGGCATATAGACGCTGCTTTTGGAGGATTTGCAGCTTGTTCACCTAAATACAAACATTTGTTGAACGGATGGGAGAATGCGGATAGTATTACTATAGATTGCCACAAATGGCTAAATGTGCCTTACGAAAGTGCTTTTTATTTGATAAAAGAGGAACATAAGATATTACAGATAGAAACATTTCAAAATTCTAATGCACCTTATTTAGGAGATCCATTAGAAAATTTTAGTTTTCTGAATTTCTTACCCGAAAATTCACGAAGATTAAAAGCATTACCAGTTTGGTTTTCTTTATTGGCATACGGAAAAGAGGGATATCAGCATATAGTTGAGAATAGTGTTGATCTTGCATTGCAATTTGATGCTTTTATTACTAATAATGAGAATTTTGAATTATTAGCTCCAACGAGATTAAATAATGTGTGTTTTACATTATCAGGAGATCATAATCAGGACAAAGTAAATTTATTTTTAGTGCATCTTAACGATACTGGAAAAGTTTTTATGACGCCTACAGTTTATCAAAATCGCAAAGGAATTCGTGCTTCATTTGTAAATTGGAGAACCAATAAAGAAGATGTTGAAATAGTAATTGAGGAAATGAAAAAGACAATTTCGGAATTAAAAATTTAG
- a CDS encoding dicarboxylate/amino acid:cation symporter, with the protein METKKINFVKNYSSILLLLGGIVAGSILGLVFGKDIEIIKPIGDIFLNLLFTAIIPLIFFTITSSIANLEKTERLGRLFVVMIAVFLGTLLISAIVMIIAVSLFPIHQNIIVSKIPLENIATGNVGDQIAQLLTTNDFFELLSRKSMLALIIFSFLIGFATLQSGEKGNSFKSFLDSGNEVMKQLLNIIMKMAPIGLGAYFAYQVSFYGPQLFGVYAKPLGIYYGACIFYFFVFFSLYALVAGGKRAFMVFWSNNITPALTAIGTCSSIATIPANLKATEKMGIPAHVRNVVIPLGAPLHKDGSSMSSILKITVLFTMFGKDFTEPSTILLALGITVIVSIVEGGIPNGGYIGEVLAITVYGFPMAEALPVAMILGTLVDPIATLLNANGDVISSMMVSRFSEKTKW; encoded by the coding sequence ATGGAGACTAAAAAAATTAATTTTGTAAAAAATTATAGTAGTATTCTTTTGCTTCTAGGTGGTATTGTTGCAGGAAGTATTCTGGGATTAGTCTTTGGTAAGGACATAGAGATAATAAAACCCATAGGAGATATTTTCTTGAACTTGCTTTTTACAGCAATCATTCCATTAATCTTTTTTACAATTACCTCTTCTATTGCCAATTTAGAAAAGACAGAAAGGCTGGGGAGGTTATTTGTAGTGATGATAGCCGTTTTTTTAGGAACACTTCTTATTTCAGCTATAGTCATGATTATAGCAGTTTCTCTTTTTCCTATTCATCAGAATATTATAGTTTCAAAAATTCCACTAGAGAACATTGCGACAGGAAATGTTGGAGATCAAATTGCACAATTGCTTACAACAAATGATTTCTTCGAATTATTGTCGCGAAAAAGTATGTTGGCACTTATTATTTTTTCATTTCTAATTGGATTTGCAACTTTGCAATCGGGAGAAAAAGGAAATAGTTTTAAGAGTTTTTTAGATTCTGGAAACGAAGTAATGAAGCAGCTGTTGAATATTATTATGAAAATGGCTCCAATAGGATTAGGAGCTTACTTTGCATATCAGGTTAGTTTTTATGGACCACAGTTATTTGGAGTTTATGCCAAACCATTAGGGATTTATTATGGAGCCTGCATCTTTTATTTCTTTGTTTTCTTTAGTTTGTATGCTTTAGTAGCTGGAGGGAAAAGAGCTTTTATGGTATTTTGGAGTAATAATATCACACCAGCTCTTACAGCTATAGGTACCTGTAGTAGTATTGCAACTATCCCTGCTAACCTTAAGGCAACCGAAAAAATGGGAATTCCTGCTCATGTCCGCAATGTGGTTATTCCACTAGGAGCACCATTGCACAAAGATGGTTCGAGTATGTCATCTATCTTAAAAATTACAGTTTTGTTTACCATGTTTGGAAAAGATTTTACAGAACCAAGTACCATACTTTTAGCATTGGGAATTACTGTAATAGTATCGATTGTAGAAGGGGGGATTCCAAATGGAGGATATATTGGAGAAGTTTTGGCTATAACAGTCTATGGTTTTCCAATGGCAGAAGCCTTACCAGTAGCTATGATTTTGGGCACACTTGTCGATCCAATTGCTACTTTACTAAATGCTAATGGCGATGTAATTTCGTCAATGATGGTCTCCCGATTTTCGGAGAAAACGAAATGGTAG
- a CDS encoding class I SAM-dependent methyltransferase, protein MKKEELQSIASQLKKPEGEKGIEMANMMHETNINMTLSSIRNLDISQDDIILEIGHGNAAHLEYLMQQSSNVKYYGLEMSELMFKEARQINRNYVSQKQAFFLLYDGNTIPFPDAHFNKVFTVNTLYFWQEPLKFLLEIYRVLGNKGIFSLTFAQESFMKKLPFTEFEFELYDTEKVEKLIRQTPFKIIKAENQSEKVKSKTGELVDREFTTIVLEK, encoded by the coding sequence ATGAAAAAAGAAGAATTACAATCAATCGCCTCTCAATTAAAAAAGCCTGAAGGAGAAAAAGGAATTGAAATGGCTAATATGATGCATGAAACAAACATCAATATGACGCTAAGCTCAATCCGAAATCTAGATATCTCCCAAGACGATATCATACTAGAAATCGGTCATGGAAATGCAGCTCATTTAGAGTATTTGATGCAACAGAGTTCTAATGTAAAGTATTATGGGCTCGAAATGTCAGAACTCATGTTTAAAGAAGCGCGCCAGATCAACAGAAATTATGTTTCTCAAAAACAAGCTTTCTTTTTGCTATATGACGGAAATACAATTCCATTTCCAGATGCACATTTTAATAAAGTATTCACGGTGAATACTTTATATTTTTGGCAAGAACCTCTAAAATTTCTTTTGGAAATATATAGAGTGCTAGGCAATAAAGGAATCTTTAGTTTGACATTTGCACAGGAAAGTTTTATGAAAAAACTTCCATTTACCGAATTTGAATTCGAACTTTATGACACTGAAAAAGTTGAAAAACTAATCCGTCAAACTCCTTTTAAAATTATCAAGGCTGAAAATCAAAGTGAAAAAGTAAAAAGTAAAACAGGAGAGCTTGTCGATAGAGAATTCACCACTATTGTTTTAGAAAAATAA